The nucleotide window ATCTAAGAGGTGTAAGGTATGAGGAATGGATGAATACCTGGAGGGACCTGGGTCCTCTATTTATAGGTGATGgtggttatcttatcttatcttatctggctaagataagggagacgtttgaattcaaaatttggTTAGGAGCTCTAGAGGGCTGGCTCAGGGCCTTTTGGAAGGACGAGACGAGTTTGGACCCGAGGAACCGGGTTCGGGTTCGGTCACGGGTCCGGGATCCGTGGGCCGGATCCGTAACAGTTGCCCCCATAGCGGGAGAGCGAGTAAGGTCGGTTTGTCGCTAAGAGGCGAGACGTCTTTTATTGCGTCTCCAGTCTTTGTCGAGTGTTCGTTTGGTGACGAGGTCGGTTTCTCGATTTCGCTTGGTAAAAGATTCGTTCTGACCGTATTTTGGTCTTGACGTGACCTTTCCGTGCCTGCTGCGCCCGTTGCGTCCTTTGAGGCGTGATTTTATTAGTTTGCTTTTCCAAGGGGGCATTTATTGTGGGGGGggttttctctttcttgcccCTGTGAGTCTTCATTGTGCCTAGGGTTAGTTATGtcttttttgctttcttttgaaaccgtttttgcttttgttttatttccCTCGTCCGTTTCTTCTTCTAAAGAGGAACTCTTCATTTTCTGACTCAAAACTCTTCCGCGGTTTTTGCTTTCTGGTGCCGCTATGCTTCTTCtgttttccttggttttcttcaaGCTTCCTTCTAATTCACCAGGTTGGCATGctttgctttttcctttttacttTGTGCGTGCTTGTTCTGATTTTTGCCATGCGTTTGTTCTgcctgttttcttttttatttgtttatttgttgtGCTTGGTGTTTCGTTTGTTGAGTTTTGGGGAAGGGGCTGAGCACCGCCATTTTTTCCTTGATTGTAGTGGTGGGTCATGGCGTTTGAGTTTGGTTGTGGTGTTAGGTTTTTGTCTTGTTACTGTGTAGAGTTGGTAGGCTGATTGGTGGTGCTCCTCCCTGTTTTAGGTATGCAGCGTCGGAGAAATGAGAGTGTGGGAGCCCCAGTAGCCCCTTCCAGGGGCGTTCCCAATCGCTACGGTTGGGTGACCAGCGATGTATGGGGTGTCCCGTCGCGGATGACGGAGGGTGATCTCCAACGGCTCCGTGATCAGGGGGCAatttgtggtggtggtgatgaggAGGGGCGATATGAGCTCGTGCTCCCTGATGCCGACGAGCGCGTTTGCTACTTGAACCTCCGTTCGCCCACCGTGCCGGACTGGATGTGGGTTTACGAATCCATGTTTACTCGGCTTGGTGTGCGGTTCCCGTTCTCGCCGTTTGTCCAGGGTTTACTTAGTCGGTGTTCCGTAGCACCGTCTCAGCTTCACCCGAATAGCTGGGCAGCCGTGCGATGTTTTGAGTTGGTGTGCCGGTATCTCGATCTTCCGGCTTCAGTTCCtgtttttctgtttcttttcttgTGCACTCTTCCGACTAAGGAGGggaagcacaagaaaggatATATGTCTTTCCGTGCTCAACCTCATCGCCGGATTTTTGGGTTGTTTGAGGATTCTTTTCACGGATTTAAATGGGAGTATTTTAAGGTGCGTCCCGTTCGGGGGCACCACCCGTTTTGGCTTACCTTGGAGGGCGAGCGCCGGTTTCCGACGTATTGGAATTTTGGTGCCGGCCCGTCGGTCCTGACTAAGGTTTCTTATGATGATTTGTCTGGGAGGATAAGGATATTGCCAGCGTTTTGTGGCATTTGTTTGGCgagtgacaaaccccatttgtagggtttatcttgtattgattttaggggattttatcacctttcacccacatttattcaatgaaatagcatggttttgtatattctcctttaattgtgcttaagagtgaaaacatgctttttaggtcttaaaatagataaatataatttaccttgattccattagatgccttgatatgtttgttaagtgattccagatttaggaggcaaagattggattaaaggaatgaagaaaaagcatgtaaagttggagaactcatgaagaaatgaaagaaccggaaagctgtcaagccgacctctttgcacttaaatgaccataacttgagctatagaggtccaaatgatgcggttccagttgggttggaaagctaacatccggggcttcgaaatgatataaattttgccatatgttgcttcgcgttcaggggcgcgcacgcgcactttgcgcgcgcgcgccgattctgtccgtggcccactattatgaaatcgtccccagcggttttaggagccatgtgggcccaatccaactcatttctgatgctatttaagtcaagtatTGAAGGGAAATCAAGATACTTTTagatacttttgatcattagcttagttttaggagttagagttagttttagagagagaagctctcacttctctctaggattaggaattagggttagattaggatctcataattctaggtttaattcaagtctccttctacttctaccttcaagtGGTGATTGCTAcgctttggttcttctttctatccctatcctcttgttgtaatttctcttattttgtttctaggttttgtaattgagatattcttgttcttttgttttcttttaataatgcaatttgagataattcatgtgattgtgatgttgttgattgttgttttgttgattgttgttttgagataatttatgttcttggcttgagaaggtaacttaggatttcttgagtcactagtgtccaattgattgctagttgatagccattaactctagccttcattaatccaattagtggaaagctaggacttatggactaggattgatataaaaaaaaaaagttagatgAGAAGTATATGGTAAAGCATGTCACTTACCGGTCGAGATTGAACACAAAGCGTATTGGGCCGTAAAGGAGTGTAATATGAACTTGGGTGGGGCCGGCGTAGAGAGAAAGCTTCAATTGGCGGAATTGGAATGCTTGAGATTAGAAGCTTACGACAACGCTAGGCTCTATAAGGAAAAGTTGAAAGCCATCCATGACAAGAACATTAGGAGAAGAGAGTTCCAACTCGGTGACCTAGTCCTTCTCTACAATTCAAGGTTGAGATTACTACCCGGAAAGCTCAGATCAAGGTGGGATGGACCCTACCAAGTGGAGAAAGTAGAACCTTATGGGGTCTACCACTTGCGCCACCCAACAAGCCCGGACATCTTCAAGGTAAACGGGCACCGCCTCAAATTGTAtcatggtgagcaaagaaagaacTCCAAGGAAATTGAAGTGTTCCTCTTGAGGGATGCAACTCTTGAACAAGCATTATGAGCTGCTGggagtccaacttaaggacgttaaacaaaagtgctaggtgggagacaccccaccatggtaagatctTCCTTTGAGCTTTGTACATAGACACTTGACTTCATGTTTGTTAGATAGATTTTAATGTCGATTCCccgtttttctttcttgttttgtgttaaaTTCATTGATGGCTTACCAAGCAAAATGCCCTGCTATAGTGCTTAAGCAGCTGTTTGGAGGGGGGAAGTTGAAATATCAAAAGAGATGTAAACACATGCAAATTTAGGAAAAGCAACCCCTcccgcgcgtgcgcgcacctacgcggacgcgcaccgtGCACGGACGCGTGGATCGCGTATAACAACCCTCCATACATTTACCCGAGAGTTGCGCCCACACCATGCCAGGACCATGCCTGAAGCACAGGAAGctcgcgcgcacgcgcacatggcgcgtccGCGCACTTGGGAGAAATCTGCCAACCGACGCGCAAGCGTACTGTGCGCATCCGCGCCGATCGCCCTGCTGCACTCCTGGTACATATTCCAGAGAGTTAAGCCATTCTCAGGCCTATATCAAGCCACCAGCCCAAAACCTctgccgcgtgcgcgcacctggcgcgcacgcgtccataCACTGTGAGCACAAGatgcgcgcgcgcgccatagCCGCGCACGCGCCCTATGATCCTGCACTCCTCTCTGATCCATTTCACAGAGAGTTGAGCCCCCTCCAGGCCCTTCTCATGCTTGGAGCACAACCacgttgacgcgtacgcgcactgtgCGTGCGCGCGCCAAAGCTCCTGAAGCAATCTCTGGTACTGcgtccagagagttgtgccaccCCTGTGCCTCCCTTGTGCCCCCAGCCCAAGcgcatggacgcgcacgcgtaacgtgcgcgcgcgcgtcccttTCCACCTAACCTCCCTGCGCGAGCGCGCACTGCGCGCGCACGCGCGGATGAACGGCACCAATGTAAAACATGGGCACACTCACCCCTTCACTTTCACTTCACATTTTCTTCCCCCTCCCATACCTTCTACTACACATCCAACTTGATAAAGGGGCACACCCCCCCTTTTCACCTCATCCCTCAATTCCCTCTTCTACACTACCTTCTACCACTTACTACCTTCTCCACCACTCCCCATCAACCCACACAACAACCTCCTCCCCCATTTTCTTCATCATCTCACAAGGTACTATACTAAGCCACCATCTCTTGTGATCCTTATTCATTTAGTCTCACCTTCTTTTAGTTAGcttccttcttcttttattttagttacttCTTTAGGagtctttttttgtttttgttttctttttcctttttcctctcCCTCAAATTAACTCTTCATGGGCATCTAGGTCTCCACTTCACTTGCATTAATAGATGAGTTGTGTTGCTTGTTTTTCTTACAACCACTGTGGACCGTAATCATTAATATTGGATTGTGAGTTACTACATTGCTTTCACCATCTTCTAATCACACACTACAAAAggatgcacaccaagtgttcgaCGAAAGGCATACTTGACTTTTGAGCCCACTTTGACTAAATTGCCTCTCAACTTATCACTTTTAGGCGCATCCCCATTTTCTCCAATCCATCCactcacattttttttaacttgcTTTCCATTTGTGGTCCTTAAGGGTATATGCTTCTCATGCTCCCTACTTGCATGCTTAAATTACCCTTACACCATATGAAAATGCTTTGCCTTGCTTTTCACATGTTATCTTAGttacatgttgcagctgtcatgtGACGATGATACCCATATTCTATGGCATAACTTTTCATTGCATAATCGCATTTACTTCCACTTATTTGGGTCGCATGTTTTCCCGTTCTTTGTTTTCATAGGATGGTCATCAAAAAGAACAAAGGGAAAGCCCCCAAGAAGCCACCTTCCACTAAAGCGCACCACGACCAAACGGCCAAGCCACTCTTAAAGAAGACTAAGGGCCCCGTTGATATTTTAGAGAAGGAAAACCCTCCTAAGGATTCAAACAAGTTTCCCAACCGTTACTGCGAACTTGTTTACTCAAGAATGATCGAAAGGAATTATCATCCGGAACCCCTCCTAGTCCTACCGGCTCACCTCCATCCGTTTGTGATGCCACACATTGACCGGAGGCAATGGAGGTTCCTCTTGAGGCAACCAAAGGAGGCCAATCTCTCATGGGTAGtggaattctactccaactacCACTCTCCCCTTCTCACATCAATATTTGTGCGCTGAAAGCAAGTCTCGGTCACAGTGGAAACCATCCAAGAAGTCCTTGGGATTGAACCATCAACGGATGTATATGACGCCTACGAAGAAGTCTTGGCTACATGCGATGACCGTGCATTCGATTGGAGAGCGATCCTCCGCGTCATTGCTTTACCCGACGCTTACTGGATTCGGGGGACCATAAAGCAAAGACCCAAGGGTTTAGATGTCCGCCACCTCACTCAAGAAGCCACGGCATGGGCCCAAATTCTAGCTCACTATGTGCTCCCAAGTACACATGGGTCATCCATCACCGCCGAGTTGGCCTTATTGATATGGTGCATCTTAACCGAGAAGCCGGTCAACATTTCGCATGTCATCCGCCAATCCATGGGGTGCATTCATGCCAAAGGCAATCTACCATTCCCCGCTTTGGTGACAGAATTGGTTGCAAAAGCCGGCGTCAACCGAGAGGCTAAAGATAGGAGAACCTCAATTTCGGTCGATGGTGATATAATTCCGACCAAGAGATGCCTCAAGCCTCCGAAAGCCGCCAAGGACTTCGGACTACCCACACCAACTCGCAACACCACCACTTCATCTACATCACAAAAATCGGCCGCCCAACGCCTTGAAGACCTTCACAAGAAATTGGACCATTATGAGAGGCGCAACCAACGCCGTTATGCTCATGTGAAGAGACTTTTAAGCATAGTCACCCCACCTATGGAGGAACCCGATATCTCCACATCTACCGCAACTTCAAGCAGAGAGAGCGATGACATCGGAGATGTGGGACACTCGGAGCTCAACCAACCACTGCGCCTGACctatagcacggaggaccgtgctaagttttaagtgtggggaggtcgaccgACCGATCTCCATAGGTAACATCTGAATAAATCTGAATACATTAGGATAGGTTGCATGATTAGGTCTTAGTTAGCACCATTCGCATGATAAGTCTACTTGGTTGGAACAATGAAATTCTTTCTTAGGAAACCAATACTTTGGGGCAACCATGGGGCATTGCAAATTTTAAATGCTTTAATGCCAAAAATTGcatgaagaattatattttggaacatggttttgagctaagaacacaagcaagtgagttttgagcctaatggtgtggttacatcttataaccacttatcttccttcttgtgtgcactattctcctccatgattgcaatctttgatttgtttgatcctttatgtccattattttgtgtatacatgcatttatgtgattgaggccatcaattctttagctcacttatccaaatagccaGCCCTTTTATATCCccttgttagccaatttgagcctacgattaacccgcttgttcttaattttagcacactacaagccttaaagcggaaaacaataaatatccttatttggatctttgattagcttaggctagtgtgagTGAGAATCGTTCAAGTGTGAGagccttgggacattgggtgcataaaagggtagttttgtattttctattgaaaatgttggaaattgggtacatgctcatgtattgatcaattGTATAGACCtcatgcattgatgttcttgtatgtaggaagaaaaaaaaatgagaaagagaaaagaaaaaaaaataatatggaaaagaaaaaaaatttatagaaaaaaaaaagaaaaaaaagagagagaaaagcaataaaggggacaaaatgccccaaagtaaagttcaaataaaatcaatgcataagtgttgtgaaatgaatagaaaatacatgagtatgtgaaaaaagtgaggaatgggtagttagattagcacttaattgtataggtcattatataggttaggtggaaaagtttaagcttatcaaagattcaaaattcaagctcacttaaccatatatgcatcctaaCTTAaccttaaccccattacaacctaaggagaagacctcatgatagatgtatgcatgcatgaaatatatgtcgattgttagaagaagaacaaatcttggaaagcatgattaggggagaattgagagaatcaaccctaaacacttgagcgaccAGAGCGCAAACACttctggtgagggttcgatACTCAATCCTTTGATTCCCGGCTCTCGCGAGCATTCCTCATGCAAGGTTGTATAGAGGGCATTTGATACTTAGAAATTGGCAAGTCCTATGCATTGACCACCATCGTGCCCCATGTGCTAGCATAAGTCATAAGAAAGCTGATTTGTTCCTAACCAAGTAGATAACAGCACTAGTCgtagttgcatgcatataggTAGGTTGCATCTCATGAGTCCTATACGTTTGTGACCCCTCGGTCTTCTGTGTTTCTTTGCGTTTtcctaagcatgaggacatgctagaatctaagtgtggggaggttgacaaaccccattttgaggatttatcttgtgctaatttcaaaggggtttatcaatgatttcACACACTTTCTGCATGAAAATACGAGGAATTGCATTCTTTTCCTAGTTTTGCttcatgaatgaaaacatgcttattctgcactaaaatagatacatttctatttttctcttgatgccattcgatgccgtgactcgTGTGCTAAGTGGATTCAGGATATAGAGTAGGAATGGacaggaaaagagaaggaagacgggtgcaaaggaaggaagcatgagaATTGAGCTTTGGAGATTTCCgcatggacgcgtgcgcgcacctgacgCGCCCGCGCGGATGAGAGCAACGTGGAGCCGAGACtaagagccaagccacgagccggcttGAGTAGCGGCTAAGCCAGGATCCTCATGGACGCACACGCGTACGTTCCGCCTCCGCGCACACTCCAAAACCGCATccatggcgcgcacgcgtaccttgcgcgtacgcgccgatgatcgaatatgattttttttagaagtcaCGTGACTCAGGCGTGGAGTTGGTTAGAGATCCTAACTTTTGAGGAGTGCTTTGGCGGGAAAAGGCTTAAGAGGACCAAGGGGGCAAGGGTAGAAGACACTTAGttcatttttctagtttttgagatatttttggggagagaggagagagaactCAAGTTCTTACTAggtttcttcttcatcaaaattcTGGATTTTTacccattccttggtgagatccattgcaactTTCATTTCACTTTGTTCATGTAATAGGTTTTCTCTTCCAATTTCAAGTTGTAGTTGTAATTGCTAAAATTCCTTGGATCTAGGATTCAACTCTATGATTTTTGgattccattgatattttgagattttgatCCTCATTGTTGCTCCTTGATAATTGTTGCTAATTCCTTGTGTTGCAATATCTTTAATTctacttttctcttcatttcacTATGACCTTCCTTTTTGCTCAttacatgtttgataaaatgtcaatactagctatggagtagaatttttacacttggcatagggtttggtcATTGGAATAAGTTGAATAGTTGTATCAATGGTTGATTTGGAGTTAGGGATTGccaattgacttggagtgcactaaaactagattcccatgaggtgaagctag belongs to Arachis duranensis cultivar V14167 chromosome 8, aradu.V14167.gnm2.J7QH, whole genome shotgun sequence and includes:
- the LOC107461387 gene encoding uncharacterized protein LOC107461387; this translates as MNLGGAGVERKLQLAELECLRLEAYDNARLYKEKLKAIHDKNIRRREFQLGDLVLLYNSRLRLLPGKLRSRWDGPYQVEKVEPYGVYHLRHPTSPDIFKVNGHRLKLYHGEQRKNSKEIEVFLLRDATLEQAL